One Phaseolus vulgaris cultivar G19833 chromosome 2, P. vulgaris v2.0, whole genome shotgun sequence DNA window includes the following coding sequences:
- the LOC137812044 gene encoding lipoxygenase 3, chloroplastic-like, with protein sequence MACMKTVMVTNIGGNAIIMQKKLNLNRQVGSFRHSVEEQRFGSVVKLGMRKKGKQSSAKMVATTDAQNSTTVKLSALVSVRSNKVLGGNEMVNNLLTIFYPQNDTKTLVLQLVSTKLLPGRMEAKLSKETVLKLSKEQKFGDERYEVEFIVDSDFGTPGAVTVVNGYDNELFLENITIAQNLHFASKSWLQPNHKRIFFLDKAYLPSETPIGVKEMREKELMELRGDGKGRRMPCDRIYDYDLYNDLGDSNSHRPTLNPYPTRCRTGRPLTTTNDAKVESRPSESELIYVPRDEELNDIKQEAMDKGKFMAVLQNIVPALTDKIMDSQALFNIDYFIKESGQSILFNLGGAAQDFFKFDPPKVFSRKRSHFLQDDEFGRQVLAEFPLSIERLKVFPPVSKLDPSKYGSVESALKEEHIIGQIEGMSIQQALEENKLFTLDYHDFYLPFLDRINGLEDRKAYATTTILFLTKMGTLKPIVIQLALPTGNPNTSSKKVLTPPTDATTNWLWQLGKAHVCSNDAGVHTLVHHWLRIHACMEPLIIAAHRQLSVMHPIFKLLHPHMRYTLKTNAIARQTLINAEGTIETDHTPGRYCMQMSSAAYEDWWRFDMEGFPDDLIRRGLAVPDATQPHGIRLLIEDYPYAADGLLIWSSIKKLVQTYVNYYYKNSNAVSSDIELQSWYAEFINLGHPDHKNASWWPNLANPEDLTSVLTTVIWLVTAQHAVLNFGQYPYGGYVPIRPPIMRKLIPKEEDPEYSDFVRDPERYFISSVPSLFQASKFMAVINIGSAHSPDEEYIGERNDLSSWLGEPEIIDAFNEFSIEMKSIEIEIKRRNADPELRNRCAYELLVPSSECGATGRGVPNSVTA encoded by the exons ATGGCTTGCATGAAGACGGTGATGGTGACCAATATTGGTGGCAATGCCATCATAATGCAGAAGAAACTTAATTTGAATCGCCAAGTTGGTAGTTTCAGGCATTCCGTTGAGGAACAAAGATTTGGATCAGTAGTGAAACTTGGAATGAGGAAGAAGGGGAAGCAAAGTTCTGCAAAAATGGTAGCTACCACCGACGCTCAGAACTCCACCACCGTCAAGCTCTCTGCTCTGGTGTCTGTCAGAAGTAATAAGGTATTGGGAGGAAATGAAATGGTGAATAACCTTCTCACCATTTTCTACCCTCAAAACGACACCAAAACTCTTGTTCTTCAACTTGTTAGCACAAAGCTTCTTCCTG GGAGAATGGAGGCAAAGTTGAGCAAGGAAACGGTTTTAAAATTGAGTAAAGAGCAAAAATTTGGAGATGAGAGGTACGAAGTGGAGTTCATTGTGGATTCTGATTTTGGAACTCCTGGAGCTGTTACAGTTGTTAATGGTTATGACAATGAGTTGTTCTTGGAAAACATAACCATTGCACAAAATCTTCATTTTGCTTCCAAATCTTGGCTTCAACCAAATCACAAGAGAATTTTCTTTCTCGACAAG GCGTATCTACCAAGTGAAACACCAATTGGGGTGAAAGAGATGAGAGAAAAGGAGTTGATGGAGCTAAGGGGTGATGGGAAGGGACGTAGGATGCCATGTGACAGAATCTATGACTATGATTTGTACAATGATTTGGGAGATTCCAACTCTCACAGACCAACACTCAACCCATATCCCACACGCTGCCGCACTGGACGCCCACTCACCACCACCAATG ATGCCAAAGTGGAATCACGACCGAGTGAATCAGAGCTAATATACGTTCCTAGAGATGAAGAATTGAACGACATAAAGCAAGAAGCTATGGATAAAGGAAAGTTTATGGCAGTGCTTCAGAATATTGTGCCTGCGTTAACAGATAAAATCATGGACAGTCAAGCACTTTTCAACATTGATTACTTTATTAAAGAGTCAGGCCAATCTATTCTCTTCAATTTGGGAGGTGCTGCacaagatttttttaaattcgaCCCTCCAAAAGTATTTTCAA GGAAAAGATCACATTTCTTGCAAGATGATGAATTTGGACGCCAAGTGCTTGCTGAGTTCCCTCTAAGTATCGAAAGGCTAAAG GTTTTCCCACCCGTGAGCAAATTGGATCCCTCTAAATATGGTTCAGTGGAGTCAGCATTGAAAGAAGAACACATTATAGGGCAGATTGAAGGGATGTCTATTCAACAG GCATTGGAAGAGAATAAGTTGTTCACATTGGACTATCACGATTTTTACCTTCCATTCCTGGATCGGATTAATGGTCTTGAAGATAGAAAGGCTTATGCAACTACCACAATTTTGTTCCTCACCAAAATGGGAACTCTGAAGCCTATTGTCATCCAGCTTGCTCTTCCAACGGGGAATCCAAATACTTCATCCAAGAAAGTTCTTACCCCTCCAACAGATGCCACCACTAACTGGCTATGGCAACTTGGCAAAGCACATGTTTGCTCCAATGATGCCGGCGTTCATACACTCGTGCACCACTG GCTACGTATACATGCTTGCATGGAACCACTAATAATTGCTGCTCATCGGCAATTGAGTGTGATGCATCCTATATTCAAGCTTTTGCATCCACATATGCGGTACACACTCAAAACAAATGCGATAGCACGTCAGACACTCATCAATGCTGAAGGTACCATTGAAACAGACCACACTCCGGGGAGATACTGTATGCAAATGTCCTCTGCTGCATATGAAGATTGGTGGCGGTTTGACATGGAAGGTTTTCCTGACGATCTCATAAGAAG AGGTTTAGCAGTTCCAGATGCAACCCAACCTCACGGCATTAGACTACTAATTGAAGACTACCCATATGCAGCTGATGGACTTCTGATATGGTCCAGCATAAAGAAGTTGGTCCAGACTTACGTGAACTATTACTATAAAAATTCCAATGCCGTTTCTTCTGACATTGAACTCCAATCTTGGTACGCAGAATTCATCAATCTTGGACACCCTGATCATAAAAATGCTAGTTGGTGGCCAAATCTTGCCAACCCTGAGGATCTCACCTCCGTACTCACGACTGTTATTTGGCTTGTAACAGCACAACATGCTGTCTTGAACTTCGGTCAATATCCATATGGTGGATATGTTCCAATCCGTCCACCAATAATGCGAAAACTAATTCCCAAGGAGGAGGATCCCGAGTACTCAGATTTTGTCAGGGATCCTGAGAGATACTTCATATCATCAGTGCCAAGTTTATTTCAGGCATCAAAGTTCATGGCTGTGATCAACATTGGTTCTGCACACTCACCAGACGAAGAATATATAGGAGAGAGAAACGATTTGTCCTCTTGGTTAGGAGAACCTGAGATCATTGATGCATTCAATGAGTTTTCAATTGAGATGAAAAGTATTGAGATTGAGATCAAGAGAAGAAACGCTGATCCAGAACTTAGAAACAGATGTGCATATGAACTGCTTGTACCAAGCTCAGAATGTGGGGCAACAGGACGAGGGGTGCCAAATAGTGTTACAGCCTAA